In Acaryochloris marina S15, a single genomic region encodes these proteins:
- a CDS encoding CsbD family protein: protein MSTEDRAKATAKNIEGKAQEALGNVTGDPEDQAAGKAKQAEAGVRHTAEDAKDKVKEAID from the coding sequence ATGAGTACCGAAGATAGAGCTAAAGCTACAGCTAAGAACATTGAAGGAAAAGCCCAGGAAGCTCTGGGAAACGTAACTGGCGATCCTGAAGACCAAGCAGCGGGTAAAGCTAAGCAAGCAGAAGCAGGCGTCCGCCATACAGCAGAAGACGCTAAGGACAAAGTAAAAGAAGCCATTGACTAA
- a CDS encoding TIGR00341 family protein, with protein MNLRLLEIDTSNTQQDQVLALLKAFPCLDVWQSSGSEQISIRVTLPTTQVEAVLNQLREHLPELGNPRVMILPIETMWPMPDLDAPCNQATARLSREEIYANVAQPLQLSWTQLGMVTLSTLIAAIGLLKSSEAIIIGAMVLAPLLQPILGVAVAAVLGDSVLAKRSIKIGSISIGLALGLSILLGIVFPISTDLPEIMARVSVGPLDVGLAIAAGIASALSLTTDNQNAIVGVMVAVALLPPLVVLGLLLGSGEWTLAPGALLLVVTNVIGLNLAATTTLMAQNIQPQSQRWQAQHYTQWVIGIGMVFVLGIMSMVTWQHSSILGAFLQRI; from the coding sequence ATGAACCTGCGATTACTGGAAATTGATACCTCGAACACGCAACAGGATCAGGTCTTGGCCTTGTTAAAAGCGTTCCCTTGCCTAGACGTTTGGCAAAGTTCAGGATCTGAACAAATCAGTATCCGAGTCACATTGCCAACGACTCAAGTGGAAGCGGTTCTCAATCAATTACGGGAGCATCTACCTGAATTGGGTAACCCCAGAGTAATGATTTTGCCTATCGAAACAATGTGGCCAATGCCAGACTTAGATGCTCCTTGCAACCAAGCGACTGCACGACTCAGTCGAGAGGAAATCTATGCCAATGTTGCCCAACCGCTCCAATTATCTTGGACTCAGTTGGGTATGGTGACCTTGTCAACGCTGATTGCAGCCATTGGACTTTTAAAAAGTAGTGAAGCCATTATTATTGGGGCGATGGTTTTAGCTCCTTTGCTCCAACCGATCTTAGGGGTGGCAGTGGCCGCAGTGTTAGGGGACTCTGTCTTGGCCAAACGGTCGATCAAGATTGGCAGCATCAGCATCGGTCTCGCTTTAGGTCTATCGATACTGCTGGGAATCGTGTTTCCCATCTCAACCGATCTGCCAGAGATCATGGCACGGGTGAGTGTTGGTCCTTTGGATGTGGGGTTAGCGATCGCAGCCGGTATCGCCAGTGCCCTGTCGTTGACAACGGATAATCAAAACGCCATCGTTGGGGTGATGGTGGCTGTCGCTTTACTACCGCCGCTAGTTGTCTTGGGGTTACTCTTAGGGTCCGGTGAATGGACCTTAGCCCCAGGCGCACTCCTATTAGTGGTGACCAATGTAATCGGCTTGAATCTGGCAGCAACCACAACTTTGATGGCCCAAAATATTCAACCCCAGTCCCAGCGATGGCAGGCGCAGCATTATACCCAATGGGTGATCGGGATTGGTATGGTGTTCGTTTTAGGGATTATGAGTATGGTGACTTGGCAACATTCTTCGATTTTGGGTGCGTTCTTGCAAAGGATCTAA
- a CDS encoding metallophosphoesterase: MQFVSDPPIELKIDEMKKRVCWQHPLISSKNIDQTKVVLENEESDHQDFSFLVLGDSGTGQYRGDSPQRRVMELLLDQGEGANFALHTGDVVYLVGSNEQYAENFIDPYREWLVGGHQPDTIDYDQMVFKFPFFPVPGNHDYYDLPWIWGLMSKVTSPLRKLFQRQFDLDVGWHGSHKGDVYARAFLDYLQGLSDSDIQQHLDTHYTSSSESEKCLRYRPGEFTRLPNRYYQFRQGGIDFFALDSNTFNAPQCLPNTPAGKLLKEQLLKTRQVLMQKKTEALRSAVEAAHLDVEEAYSKVEQIEEQLLDIDKQLTNDTESVVDIEQLTWLKRQLIQSWQDPKVRGRILFFHHPPYVTEATKWYQGQTLAVRQNLRWVLNEVQSEVTELIKGRPLVDLIINGHAHCLEYLKTENTGHADSHLNWVICGGSGFSLRRQRSEGPELTEKLDGETERIVARSQFYIGRYGHGSQKHRPYSGLRIDVKAGTPPKIILQPLVAERFQHQWQNHVMDAIEIG, translated from the coding sequence ATGCAGTTTGTTTCTGATCCACCGATTGAACTCAAAATTGATGAAATGAAGAAAAGGGTGTGCTGGCAACACCCTTTAATTTCGAGCAAAAATATCGACCAAACCAAAGTGGTGTTGGAGAATGAGGAATCGGATCATCAAGATTTCTCGTTCTTGGTACTCGGAGATAGTGGCACAGGCCAATATCGCGGGGATAGTCCCCAACGACGAGTCATGGAACTGCTGTTGGATCAGGGGGAAGGGGCTAACTTTGCCCTGCATACAGGAGATGTTGTCTATCTCGTGGGCTCCAACGAGCAGTATGCCGAGAATTTTATCGATCCTTATCGGGAGTGGTTAGTGGGGGGACATCAACCCGACACGATTGACTATGACCAGATGGTGTTTAAATTCCCATTCTTCCCTGTACCAGGTAATCACGATTATTATGATTTGCCCTGGATATGGGGGTTGATGTCGAAGGTGACTTCGCCCCTGCGCAAGCTATTCCAGCGCCAATTTGATTTAGATGTGGGTTGGCATGGCTCACATAAGGGAGATGTGTATGCCAGAGCTTTTTTAGATTACCTGCAAGGATTGAGTGACTCGGACATACAACAACATCTGGACACCCACTACACGTCCTCCTCAGAGTCTGAGAAATGTCTGCGATATCGACCAGGCGAATTCACACGGCTCCCAAATCGGTACTATCAATTTCGCCAGGGTGGGATTGATTTTTTTGCCCTTGATTCCAATACGTTTAATGCTCCCCAATGTTTACCCAATACACCAGCGGGAAAGTTACTGAAGGAACAACTGCTGAAAACCCGCCAAGTCCTGATGCAGAAAAAGACAGAAGCATTGAGGTCGGCAGTTGAAGCAGCCCATTTAGATGTTGAGGAAGCTTATAGCAAGGTCGAACAAATTGAAGAGCAACTTCTAGATATTGATAAGCAGTTAACGAATGATACCGAGTCTGTTGTGGATATTGAACAATTGACGTGGCTGAAGCGGCAGCTGATTCAATCCTGGCAGGATCCGAAGGTCCGGGGCCGAATTTTGTTTTTCCACCATCCCCCCTATGTGACCGAAGCCACAAAGTGGTATCAGGGACAAACCTTAGCAGTGCGGCAAAATCTCCGGTGGGTTCTCAATGAAGTCCAAAGTGAGGTGACTGAACTTATAAAAGGTAGACCTCTAGTCGATTTGATTATCAATGGACATGCCCATTGCCTGGAGTACCTGAAGACGGAAAATACGGGGCATGCAGATTCACATCTCAATTGGGTGATTTGCGGTGGTAGCGGTTTTAGTCTGCGCCGTCAGCGGTCTGAAGGGCCTGAGTTAACGGAAAAACTAGATGGAGAAACAGAGCGTATTGTGGCGCGATCGCAATTCTACATCGGACGATATGGACATGGCTCTCAAAAACATCGACCCTATTCTGGCCTGCGGATTGATGTCAAAGCCGGAACACCTCCCAAAATCATCCTTCAACCTCTAGTTGCTGAACGATTTCAGCATCAGTGGCAAAATCATGTCATGGATGCAATTGAAATCGGCTGA
- a CDS encoding CvpA family protein: MILAGLLFGLAFQLLLANLGIAIGLSVFNLRPNSQPSDKSSEGTGESSFEVIAIIGIAAGLGIMLSIDGVLFAACFLAVKLSQITDPWLGSVLGGLIWSVYLILLTWLSTSAVGTIADAVLGYTRTGLRRLFGAVSQLFTPETSGSSQPDSASIETARQALFQTIEEMDVTLILENALAELNPKSPSQQAHLSQMIEEVIAQSERNNGIDLDQIIQSLQAHIELPETDLKQLRHQMQALEQDLNDRTLQPDALADLKHFLATADPSDLKPESLETKLVQIETSDSSQPWSGLKNVDVKGLFRTALRRVDLSDWDVQRIWQLLQSTQEKMTGSTQPEQPVNIIQLDVEDYLLHTPVWNLKPEVIDVDFKQVIYDPEADPVLIHQQLTLLNPNQMRLFLQERKDLSSDQQSEIADALDRVRQSVLDQVQPSQELNDACPDTLHQLQQKLESYCRYTSISKLSPVGIAQKLPDLIEEIQIPATVLAQQRPELDIKPLQAILKRRKGLKPNQRKALLAAMTETWQRLLPDPEVSPSLTPSLQKQIGAIIAERLQKAEAESMTLEDLKPHLVELMDRPASGLTTLNQYLGQLDWMALAQDLRQEYSLDPQQLDSILTGLQEEWQQLAKVPRRWARRTQHTAQDWQTQLQRYLKYQDRSALTEIESLEQNLRTLLDGIKDGVADSNRKEQSSGTLPQLPHLPKQSDIVAILEDRKDLTVAEIKKIAGQVTSTWKTVDDEVHPLQEQAQSSLNTVATKVQEILNSISDSTPDPEKLQEKLSQSLPNVEIGPLGESLQSWVQKAPVALLEESSWQQIRDRITHTTQTTYHKLIHTRDDLEDTVKHQLSQQADALQNQLLEQVDQLQTDLQQQATELKRETQRQADKVRQSAAIAAWWLFAIALTSGMTSALSGFLAIRGFK; encoded by the coding sequence GTGATCTTGGCAGGACTTCTATTTGGTCTGGCCTTCCAGTTATTACTGGCCAACTTGGGCATTGCCATTGGATTATCTGTCTTTAACCTCCGCCCTAATTCCCAACCCTCAGATAAGTCTTCTGAAGGAACTGGAGAATCTAGCTTTGAGGTGATCGCCATTATCGGTATAGCCGCAGGCTTAGGGATTATGCTCTCCATCGATGGGGTATTGTTTGCCGCCTGTTTTCTGGCTGTCAAGCTCAGTCAGATTACTGACCCCTGGTTAGGTAGCGTGTTAGGGGGATTAATTTGGTCTGTTTACCTGATTTTGCTGACTTGGCTGAGTACATCGGCAGTAGGCACCATCGCTGATGCCGTATTGGGGTATACCCGGACGGGATTGCGGCGGTTGTTTGGGGCGGTGAGTCAGCTATTCACCCCTGAAACATCCGGCTCCAGCCAGCCAGATTCAGCCTCAATCGAAACGGCTAGGCAAGCCTTATTCCAAACCATTGAAGAGATGGATGTGACCCTGATCTTGGAGAATGCCCTAGCAGAGCTAAACCCCAAAAGCCCCTCACAACAAGCACATCTCTCGCAGATGATAGAAGAGGTTATCGCTCAGTCTGAGCGTAACAATGGCATCGATCTCGATCAGATCATCCAGTCGCTGCAGGCGCACATTGAGCTGCCCGAGACTGATCTAAAGCAACTGCGCCACCAGATGCAAGCGCTAGAACAGGATCTAAACGATCGCACCCTGCAACCCGATGCATTGGCTGACTTGAAACACTTCCTGGCAACTGCTGATCCATCCGACCTAAAACCAGAGTCACTAGAGACCAAGCTCGTCCAAATCGAAACGTCTGATTCTTCTCAGCCTTGGAGTGGGCTGAAAAATGTAGACGTCAAAGGACTGTTCCGTACAGCCCTCCGACGGGTCGATTTGTCTGATTGGGATGTTCAGCGAATTTGGCAGTTATTGCAATCTACCCAGGAAAAGATGACAGGGTCTACGCAGCCTGAGCAGCCCGTGAACATCATTCAGCTTGATGTTGAAGACTATCTCTTACATACTCCGGTTTGGAATTTGAAACCAGAGGTGATTGACGTTGACTTTAAACAAGTGATTTATGATCCTGAAGCTGACCCAGTGCTGATTCACCAGCAATTGACGCTCCTCAACCCTAATCAAATGCGGTTGTTTCTCCAGGAACGAAAAGATCTATCCTCTGATCAACAATCTGAAATTGCTGATGCTTTAGATCGAGTCCGACAAAGTGTTTTGGATCAGGTGCAACCCTCTCAAGAACTGAATGACGCCTGTCCAGATACGTTGCATCAACTTCAACAAAAACTGGAATCCTATTGCCGTTATACGTCTATCAGCAAACTGAGCCCAGTAGGCATTGCACAGAAGTTGCCAGACCTCATCGAAGAGATACAGATTCCCGCTACAGTTCTAGCTCAGCAAAGGCCAGAACTAGACATCAAACCCTTACAGGCAATCCTAAAACGACGTAAAGGCTTAAAGCCAAACCAGAGAAAGGCACTATTGGCAGCAATGACTGAGACCTGGCAGCGGCTCCTGCCAGACCCCGAGGTATCTCCCTCTCTGACGCCTTCATTACAGAAGCAGATCGGGGCAATCATTGCAGAACGATTGCAAAAAGCGGAGGCAGAATCTATGACGTTAGAAGACCTAAAGCCTCATCTAGTGGAACTTATGGATCGGCCTGCATCGGGTTTAACGACCCTCAATCAATATCTAGGTCAACTGGATTGGATGGCTTTAGCCCAAGACCTGCGCCAGGAGTATTCCCTCGATCCCCAGCAGCTTGACTCGATCCTGACTGGATTACAGGAAGAGTGGCAGCAACTCGCGAAGGTTCCCCGTCGGTGGGCTAGGCGCACCCAACATACCGCCCAAGATTGGCAAACCCAACTGCAGCGATATCTCAAATATCAAGATCGATCTGCTTTAACGGAGATCGAATCCCTAGAACAAAACTTACGGACTCTTCTGGATGGGATTAAAGATGGGGTTGCAGATTCTAACAGGAAAGAACAATCCTCCGGGACATTGCCCCAGCTTCCCCACCTCCCTAAACAGTCCGATATCGTTGCCATTCTTGAAGACCGAAAGGATTTGACGGTTGCCGAGATTAAGAAAATTGCGGGGCAAGTAACATCAACCTGGAAGACAGTTGACGACGAAGTTCACCCTCTACAGGAGCAAGCGCAATCTTCCCTGAATACTGTTGCGACTAAAGTCCAAGAGATATTGAACTCGATTTCTGATTCAACTCCTGACCCAGAAAAGCTGCAAGAAAAACTGAGTCAATCCTTGCCCAATGTAGAGATAGGGCCATTAGGGGAGAGTCTCCAATCTTGGGTTCAAAAAGCGCCAGTGGCACTGTTAGAAGAATCATCTTGGCAGCAGATTCGCGATCGCATCACCCATACCACCCAAACCACCTACCACAAACTCATCCACACCCGTGACGATCTAGAAGATACGGTCAAACATCAGCTTTCTCAGCAAGCCGATGCCCTCCAGAATCAATTATTAGAGCAGGTCGATCAACTGCAAACCGATCTGCAACAACAAGCCACAGAACTCAAGCGAGAAACACAACGTCAGGCCGATAAAGTGCGTCAGTCAGCTGCCATCGCAGCTTGGTGGCTATTTGCCATTGCCTTAACCTCTGGGATGACTTCAGCCCTATCAGGTTTTTTGGCCATCAGAGGGTTCAAATAA
- a CDS encoding DUF1328 domain-containing protein codes for MLSWSLTFLIIALIAAFLGFGGIAAGAASIAKVLFFVFLALFIFSLITGRRRV; via the coding sequence ATGCTTAGTTGGAGCCTGACATTTTTAATCATTGCCTTAATTGCAGCCTTTTTGGGGTTCGGTGGCATTGCTGCGGGTGCAGCTTCCATCGCTAAAGTTCTTTTCTTTGTTTTTCTAGCCTTATTTATCTTTTCTCTTATCACTGGAAGAAGGCGTGTCTAG
- a CDS encoding CsbD family protein, whose amino-acid sequence MSIEDRVNATVKNLEGKGQEVMGDLTGNPQDREEGRAKQSEAAVQHTVENIKDDIKQAID is encoded by the coding sequence ATGAGTATTGAAGATAGAGTAAACGCCACGGTTAAGAATCTAGAAGGTAAAGGCCAAGAAGTCATGGGTGACCTCACCGGCAATCCTCAAGACCGTGAGGAAGGACGAGCCAAGCAGTCTGAAGCTGCGGTTCAACATACCGTTGAAAATATCAAAGATGACATTAAGCAAGCCATCGACTAG
- a CDS encoding Dps family protein, producing MRSYNIGLTTEQRQGVIQLLNQDLADLYLLVIKTKKYHWDVVGPQFMTLHKLWEEHYEILTANVDACAERIRALGGYPLGTAKGFLDNSTLNEHPGDLPTATDMVARLVNDHEQVIRNLREHLDQCSEQFHDEGTADFLTGLMEEHEEMAWMLRSFIEGEQVDASGSRSGLDLHASVQ from the coding sequence ATGCGTTCTTATAACATTGGTTTGACTACTGAACAGCGTCAAGGTGTTATTCAACTTTTAAATCAAGACTTAGCTGATTTATATCTACTCGTGATCAAAACCAAGAAATATCACTGGGATGTAGTTGGCCCCCAATTCATGACTCTACATAAGCTTTGGGAAGAACATTATGAAATCCTTACCGCCAATGTTGATGCTTGTGCTGAGCGGATTCGGGCGTTAGGAGGATACCCTCTAGGGACTGCCAAAGGATTTCTCGATAACTCAACTCTCAATGAACATCCTGGTGACCTACCTACAGCAACGGATATGGTGGCTCGCCTGGTGAATGATCATGAGCAGGTTATTCGTAATTTAAGAGAGCATCTCGATCAGTGCTCTGAGCAGTTCCATGATGAGGGAACGGCTGATTTCTTAACGGGTTTAATGGAAGAGCATGAAGAGATGGCTTGGATGCTGAGATCCTTTATTGAAGGAGAACAAGTCGATGCAAGCGGTTCTCGTTCTGGTTTGGATCTGCATGCTAGCGTCCAATAG
- a CDS encoding DUF2294 domain-containing protein: protein MASDTPTRGQLERSLAQKVQALYRHELGQKPSKVSCQLCGEKFIIILEDSLTQPEQILAQGGQEDLAEKVRTNLDDFMKPQLKSLVEDVAGVNVTDLLSDVTLESGLTGIIAVLEEMPTLRSSN from the coding sequence ATGGCATCAGACACACCCACGCGAGGACAACTAGAGCGCTCTCTTGCCCAAAAAGTCCAGGCGTTATATCGCCATGAGTTAGGTCAGAAACCTAGCAAAGTCAGCTGCCAGCTTTGTGGGGAGAAATTTATCATTATTCTGGAAGATTCCTTGACCCAGCCTGAGCAAATCTTGGCCCAAGGTGGACAAGAGGATTTAGCTGAGAAGGTGCGGACTAATCTGGATGATTTCATGAAGCCACAACTGAAAAGTTTGGTAGAAGACGTTGCAGGGGTTAATGTCACAGACTTGCTCAGCGATGTGACCCTAGAGTCAGGACTAACAGGTATTATTGCGGTGCTAGAGGAAATGCCCACTCTCCGCAGTTCAAATTAA
- a CDS encoding TIGR00341 family protein yields the protein MTKFPSKLRTYFYKSRRGLVLAKKEVFEFWNQNSGDWSWAAEKPRPIAAVNRSLWKTSVPSLSFYAMLGLSSVIATLGLLSGSAAVIIGAMIIAPLMGSILGIAYAIVVGNRRLLKRSALTTFKGILLSILAAVLITLLFGLTQSNAEILARVRPTLIDLGVAIAAGAAGAFAISRRQVENALSGVAISVALVPPLSVIGIGIAWWNPRVALGASVLFATNLTGIIFSGALIFLWQQYGSIERAKKGLVAGFLTLFILGIPLGWSLRNILIEERVHRQIVLILSRQTLTFADTEIRKVDVQPQLNGVYVELEVAAKANSISQYQVTLVRNLLTEQLGQPIQLKVRVVPIEIFEELSNTLTQATFASSVSACPSDGIG from the coding sequence ATGACTAAATTCCCATCAAAGCTACGCACCTATTTCTATAAAAGTCGTAGAGGACTAGTCTTAGCAAAAAAAGAAGTCTTTGAATTTTGGAATCAAAATAGCGGTGATTGGAGTTGGGCTGCCGAGAAACCCAGACCCATAGCAGCCGTCAATCGGAGTTTGTGGAAAACCTCCGTACCTTCCCTCAGCTTCTATGCCATGTTGGGATTGTCGAGTGTGATTGCCACCCTTGGACTACTGTCAGGTAGTGCCGCCGTGATCATCGGAGCCATGATCATTGCCCCGTTGATGGGATCTATCCTTGGCATTGCCTATGCCATTGTCGTCGGGAATCGTCGTTTATTAAAGCGATCTGCTCTCACAACCTTCAAGGGGATTTTGCTGTCAATTCTAGCCGCAGTCTTGATCACATTATTGTTTGGCCTCACCCAATCTAATGCAGAGATCCTAGCTCGGGTGAGACCCACACTGATCGATCTAGGGGTAGCGATCGCTGCCGGAGCCGCCGGCGCGTTTGCCATATCTCGCCGTCAAGTCGAAAATGCCCTGTCTGGGGTTGCCATTTCCGTGGCGCTGGTCCCACCTCTCAGCGTCATCGGCATTGGGATTGCTTGGTGGAATCCCCGAGTGGCCTTGGGAGCCAGCGTTCTCTTTGCCACCAATTTGACGGGCATTATTTTTAGTGGGGCTTTAATCTTTCTATGGCAACAGTACGGTTCCATTGAACGGGCAAAAAAGGGGTTAGTGGCAGGTTTTCTGACCCTATTTATACTGGGTATCCCGTTGGGCTGGTCACTGCGCAACATTCTGATTGAGGAGCGGGTACATCGGCAAATTGTTCTCATTCTTAGCCGCCAAACCCTAACCTTTGCAGATACAGAGATTAGAAAAGTGGATGTGCAACCTCAGCTCAATGGCGTCTATGTGGAATTAGAGGTGGCGGCCAAAGCGAATTCTATCTCCCAATACCAAGTCACACTGGTGAGGAACTTATTGACCGAGCAGTTGGGCCAACCCATTCAATTGAAAGTACGGGTGGTCCCCATAGAAATCTTTGAAGAACTATCCAACACGCTTACCCAAGCAACTTTTGCAAGTTCAGTCTCGGCATGTCCCTCAGACGGCATCGGATGA
- a CDS encoding YihY/virulence factor BrkB family protein: protein MSVDSIFWLLKMTGLEWQRDKASRLAAALAYYTAFSLAPVLVIVIAIASLAFGQRMVQGEVMEQFNNWLGPDGAAVIRVMIRGTQMQGSGIRATLSSLALLFVGSTGLFTNLKDALNTIWRIQPKPDRGWQGFIRDRILAFVMVLGVGLILILTLGISTGLTAVGNSASTYISHWVYIGRALDAVFSFSIITLIVALIYKILPDVNIQWSDVWIGASLTSLLFALGKFLISLYLSKNSLSSTYGAAGSLAVTLLWVNYSAQIFFFGAELTQVYTNRFGSQIRPARYATALQAPTDWVESSRSQAKRQKSQSPSKHGPIRNLSLWGKTFFKKLFNRKTHR, encoded by the coding sequence ATGTCCGTCGATAGCATATTTTGGCTACTCAAGATGACCGGGCTAGAGTGGCAACGGGATAAAGCCTCCAGATTAGCCGCAGCCTTGGCTTACTACACGGCATTTTCACTGGCCCCTGTTTTAGTGATCGTGATTGCGATCGCAAGTTTAGCCTTTGGCCAACGCATGGTCCAAGGAGAAGTGATGGAACAGTTCAACAACTGGCTAGGACCTGATGGGGCTGCCGTCATTCGCGTGATGATTCGGGGAACCCAAATGCAAGGATCAGGAATTAGGGCCACTCTGAGTAGCCTGGCATTACTATTTGTGGGGTCAACGGGATTATTTACCAACCTCAAGGATGCCTTGAATACCATTTGGCGAATTCAGCCCAAACCGGATCGAGGTTGGCAGGGATTTATTCGCGATCGCATCTTGGCATTTGTGATGGTTCTCGGGGTAGGGTTGATCTTGATTCTGACCCTGGGGATAAGCACGGGGCTGACTGCTGTTGGCAATAGCGCTAGTACTTATATCAGTCATTGGGTTTATATCGGGCGGGCGTTAGATGCTGTTTTTTCATTTAGCATCATTACCTTGATCGTGGCCTTAATCTATAAAATCTTGCCAGATGTCAATATTCAATGGAGCGACGTTTGGATTGGGGCATCCCTGACCTCTTTATTGTTTGCTTTAGGCAAATTCTTAATCAGCCTTTATCTGAGTAAAAATAGCCTCAGTTCGACCTACGGAGCCGCAGGGTCTTTGGCTGTCACCCTGTTATGGGTTAATTACTCCGCGCAAATATTCTTTTTTGGTGCCGAGCTGACCCAAGTGTACACCAACCGATTTGGCTCTCAGATTCGTCCAGCACGCTATGCCACAGCCCTGCAAGCCCCAACCGATTGGGTAGAGTCAAGCCGCTCCCAGGCCAAACGGCAGAAGTCTCAATCACCTTCTAAACATGGACCCATCCGCAATTTGTCTCTATGGGGAAAGACGTTCTTTAAAAAACTATTTAATCGAAAGACTCATCGATAG
- a CDS encoding DUF1206 domain-containing protein has product MKGKPARWIERWIRFGFLMKGFVYILLGILAVQAALTYRQQAQDTQGVLRAIAHQPLGNLLLIIVAVGLAGYSFGRLIQAVLYPESDGKSLKHWFKRAGCGMSSLAYGALAYTAVEIIQGVKEESEQTQFWTAKVLSWPFGQWLVGGVGIGVLGIGITFFYRTLKADFRQRLKLGTMNTHQRTVVVAIGRAGYLARGIIFAIIGGYVMQAAHAFDADKVRSSEEALVTIKQQPYGPGLLSLVAVGLIAYGVHMGLQARYRQIELP; this is encoded by the coding sequence ATGAAAGGTAAACCCGCTCGCTGGATTGAAAGGTGGATTCGCTTTGGCTTTCTGATGAAAGGGTTTGTCTATATTTTGTTAGGCATTCTGGCAGTTCAAGCTGCCTTAACCTATCGTCAACAAGCCCAGGATACCCAGGGAGTCCTACGTGCGATCGCACATCAACCTTTAGGCAACCTTTTACTGATCATTGTTGCCGTTGGGCTAGCTGGATACTCTTTTGGGCGTTTGATCCAAGCCGTACTTTACCCAGAGTCTGACGGCAAGAGCCTCAAGCACTGGTTCAAGCGGGCGGGCTGTGGCATGAGTAGTCTGGCCTATGGTGCGTTGGCCTATACCGCCGTAGAGATTATTCAAGGGGTGAAGGAGGAGTCAGAACAGACCCAATTCTGGACCGCAAAAGTCTTATCCTGGCCCTTTGGTCAATGGCTGGTGGGGGGTGTCGGCATCGGTGTCCTGGGCATCGGTATCACCTTTTTCTATCGAACCTTGAAGGCTGATTTCCGCCAGCGACTCAAGCTGGGCACCATGAATACCCATCAGCGTACCGTTGTTGTAGCGATTGGTCGGGCAGGATACTTAGCAAGAGGGATCATCTTTGCCATTATTGGCGGGTATGTCATGCAAGCGGCCCATGCCTTTGATGCAGACAAAGTCAGATCATCAGAGGAGGCTTTGGTAACCATTAAACAACAACCCTACGGACCAGGGCTGTTGTCACTGGTGGCCGTAGGGTTGATAGCTTACGGGGTCCATATGGGACTCCAAGCCCGGTATCGTCAGATTGAACTACCTTGA
- a CDS encoding response regulator: MDFLSSIPDQDIASSTGSSFSRKRRPLILVVEDDQDNLLLLYHLVTSLGCNVLLAQEGRAGLAIIQETWPDLVLLDIVMPHMNGFEVLQHLRQLPEAQSVSIVAVTGLASSEEKHQLLQSGCCDYLCKPYLIDDLQSLICRHLGFQTMPQLIEPFNVAIRA; this comes from the coding sequence ATGGATTTTCTTTCTTCTATCCCTGATCAAGATATTGCCTCTAGTACTGGCAGCAGTTTCTCTAGGAAGCGACGCCCCTTAATTTTGGTTGTTGAAGACGATCAGGATAATCTATTACTGCTATATCATCTGGTCACAAGCTTGGGGTGCAATGTGTTGCTAGCCCAAGAGGGACGGGCTGGTCTGGCTATCATTCAAGAAACTTGGCCAGATCTGGTGCTTCTTGATATTGTTATGCCTCACATGAATGGCTTTGAAGTTCTCCAGCACCTGCGGCAGCTTCCTGAAGCTCAATCCGTCTCCATTGTTGCAGTCACGGGTCTGGCGAGTTCAGAAGAGAAACATCAACTGTTGCAATCTGGATGTTGTGACTATCTCTGTAAACCCTATCTTATTGATGATCTACAATCCTTGATTTGCCGACACTTGGGGTTTCAGACCATGCCCCAACTGATTGAGCCATTCAATGTAGCGATTAGAGCTTAA